In the Emys orbicularis isolate rEmyOrb1 chromosome 3, rEmyOrb1.hap1, whole genome shotgun sequence genome, one interval contains:
- the TNFAIP3 gene encoding tumor necrosis factor alpha-induced protein 3 produces MAGQQVLPQALYLSNMLKAVKIRERIPEDLVIPTNGIIHHFKTMYRYTVEMFRMCQFCPPFREILQKALIDRSTQSSLEHQRKLNWCREVRKLVPLKTNGDGNCLLHAASQYMWGVQDVDLVLRKTLFLALQEVDTRNFKLRWQLETVKSQDFVETGLLYNTRNWEEEWENLISMTSPETSVARSGLQYNALEEIHIFVLVNILRRPIIVLADKMLRSLESGSSFAPLNVGGIYLPLHWPAEECYRYPIVLGYDRMHFTPLVTLKDSGPEIRAVPLVSSERGRFEDLKVHFLTDTEEMGKEKLLKEYLMVIEIPVQGWDHGTTHLIYAAKLDEGNLPKEINLVEDYFQLVQHEYKKWQKNNTLITREPYTGNILELSLPQLSLVEVKCETPNCPFFMSVNTQPYCHECFERRQQGNKPRRPSSKTASEKSRTTGAGSSRVEFCEPGGGLSEEPVTGPHSAPPTAPSLFLYSETTAMKCRTPDCPFTLNVQHNGLCERCYNSRHLSPSNNLDNLRHVNSVTCKICLQDTNRTFNGICTSCLKRTTEPSIANPVFLPTFHRRSHSDPSQLSQSFLQHSCHAAPSNELEELSSSEMLQVPHNSLERNGSSQCRKPGCTFFGTPQNEGFCTLCFFEYKENNGKNSSASGQPGTSAATFHNTISCLGRECGTLGSSMLEGYCQKCFIEAQTQRFREAIRTEQQLRTGQHRDLQVSTVGSQKRKCSTASCRNNLACRNDELCQECQRVQSGNPRGPAAEEPPKQCCRATGCDHYGNNKCNGYCNECYQFKEMYG; encoded by the exons ATGGCTGGCCAACAAGTTCTTCCCCAAGCTTTGTATCTGAGCAATATGCTGAAAGCCGTGAAGATTAGGGAGAGAATTCCTGAAGACCTTGTCATACCCACCAATGGAATAATTCATCACTTTAAAACGATGTACAGATACACAGTAGAAATGTTCAGAATGTGCCAGTTTTGTCCTCCGTTTCGGGAGATCCTTCAGAAAGCTTTAATTGACCGATCCACCCAGAGTTCGCTGGAACATCAGAGGAAGCTGAACTGGTGCAGGGAAGTTAGGAAACTTGTGCCGTTAAAGACTAATG GTGATGGTAattgcctcctgcatgctgcatcCCAGTACATGTGGGGTGTTCAAGATGTGGACCTGGTCCTGAGGAAAACGCTGTTCTTGGCTCTGCAGGAAGTGGATACACGCAACTTTAAGCTTCGTTGGCAACTAGAGACTGTTAAATCGCAGGATTTTGTAGAAACAGGACTCCTCTATAACACCAGG AACTGGGAAGAGGAATGGGAGAACCTCATCAGTATGACATCCCCAGAAACATCAGTGGCCCGAAGTGGGCTTCAGTACAATGCACTGGAAGAAATCCATATATTTGTCCTTGTTAACATCCTCAGAAGGCCGATCATAGTTCTTGCAG ATAAAATGCTGAGAAGCTTGGAGTCCGGTTCAAGCTTTGCCCCTCTGAACGTTGGTGGAATTTACTTGCCTCTCCACTGGCCAGCTGAAGAATGCTATAGATATCCTATTGTCCTGGGCTATGACAGAATGCATTTCACACCACTGGTCACTCTGAAGGACAGCGGGCCAG AAATCCGGGCTGTCCCACTGGTCAGCAGTGAACGAGGCAGGTTTGAAGACTTGAAGGTGCACTTTCTGACAGACACTGAGGAGATGGGAAAGGAGAAGCTACTGAAAGAATACCTGATGGTGATAGAGATTCCAGTGCAAGGCTGGGACCATGGTACAACTCATTTAATTTATGCTGCAAA GTTAGATGAAGGCAACTTACCCAAAGAGATAAATCTGGTGGAAGATTACTTTCAACTGGTACAGCATGAGTACAAGAAATGGCAAAAGAACAATACGCTTATTACGAGGGAGCCCTACACCGGGAATATACTGGAACTGTCCTTACCCCAGCTGTCTCTTGTAGAGGTGAAATGTGAAACTCCCAATTGCCCCTTCTTTATGTCTGTAAACACCCAGCCCTATTGTCATGAGTGCTTTGAGCGGAGGCAACAGGGAAATAAACCAAGGAGACCGAGCTCCAAAACAGCATCTGAAAAGTCACGGACGACTGGAGCAGGCTCATCTAGGGTTGAGTTTTGTGAGCCCGGGGGAGGGCTATCTGAAGAGCCAGTGACAGGGCCTCATTCTGCACCTCCAACAGCTCCAAGCCTTTTTCTGTATAGTGAAACCACCGCTATGAAATGCAGGACTCCAGACTGCCCTTTTACGTTAAATGTGCAACACAATGGACTCTGTGAACGCTGCTACAATTCCAGACATCTCAGTCCCTCTAACAACTTGGACAACCTTCGACATGTAAACAGTGTGACATGTAAAATCTGCCTTCAGGACACGAACAGGACCTTTAATGGCATCTGCACCTCTTGTCTCAAAAGGACTACAGAGCCGTCAATTGCCAATCCTGTCTTCCTGCCCACGTTCCATCGGCGATCTCACTCCGACCCGTCACAGCTATCCCAGAGCTTCCTCCAGCATTCCTGTCATGCAGCACCCAGCAACGAGCTAGAGGAGCTGTCTTCTTCAGAAATGCTTCAGGTTCCTCACAATTCATTGGAAAGGAATGGGAGTAGCCAGTGCAGAAAACCTGGCTGCACGTTTTTTGGGACTCCTCAGAATGAAGGCTTTTGCACTCTATGCTTCTTTGAGTACAAGGAAAACAATGGTAA GAATTCTTCTGCTTCTGGTCAGCCTGGGACCTCTGCTGCCACATTCCATAACACCATTTCCTGCCTGGGGCGAGAATGTGGCACCCTGGGCAGCAGTATGCTTGAAGGGTATTGTCAGAAATGTTTTATTGAAGCACAGACTCAGCGATTCCGTGAAGCCATAAGGACTGAACAGCAGCTA AGAACTGGGCAACACAGAGACTTACAGGTATCAACAGTGGGGAGCCAAAAGCGAAAGTGTTCCACGGCTTCTTGTAGGAACAACTTAGCCTGCAGAAACGATGAGCTGTGTCAGGAGTGCCAGCGAGTTCAGTCTGGGAATCCTAGAGGGCCAGCTGCAGAAGAGCCTCCGAAACAGTGCTGCCGAGCCACTGGCTGTGATCATTATGGCAATAATAAGTGCAATGGCTACTGCAATGAATGCTACCAGTTCAAAGAGATGTATGGCTAG